Below is a window of Campylobacter canadensis DNA.
AATGAGCTATTGGGCTGCTATGGTTATTACTAATCTTTTTGGTGGAATTCCTTTTATTGGACCTGAATTAGTTGAATGGATTAGAGGTGATTATGCTGTTGGTGATGCTACATTAAATAGATTTTTTATGTTGCATGTTTGTTTATTGCCAATAGTTGTTATTGCAGTTATTGCTTTTCACTTTTATTCTTTAAGATTTCCACATGTAAATAATGAAATTTCTGAAGAATTAGACTTTGATTTAGAAGCAGAAAAATACTTAGCAGGACAGAAAAAAGAATCAAAAGTAATTGCTTTTTGGCCTGATTTTTTATGCAAAGATATTTTTTATATTTGCTTATTTATGATTTTTTATTTTTATTTAGTATGTTTTCATTACGATTTTGCTATGGACCCAATCAATTTTGACCCAGCAAACGCATTAAAAACACCACCGCATATTTATCCAGAATGGTACTTTTTATGGAGTTATGAAATTTTAAGAGGTTTTTCTTATGAAATCGGACTTGCTTGTTTTGGTATTGCACAGGTTATTTTCTTTGTGTTACCTTTCTTAGATAGGTCAGATGTAGTTGCACCTGCACACAAAAGAGGTGCTTTTATGGTATGGTTTTGGGTTTTATTGCTTGATATGATAATTCTTACTATTTATGGTAAATTACCACCTGTTGGTATAAATAATAATATTGCAACTATTGCATCTGTATTATTTTTATTATTATTAATTGTAATTTTACCTGTTATAACAATTATGGAAAGAAAGGCTAAAAAATGAGAGAATTTAAAATATTTTTAGTCCTAGTTATTTTTACTGGTATAGTTTATTGGGGTGTTGAGCCTTATGCACATTCGCAAATGAATGAGCATACAAGTGCTGTTAATTTTGATTTTAAAGCAGAAGATATTAATCAAGCTAAAGTTGAACTAGAAAAAGCAATGAATAGTGATAAAACTGGTGCTGAAAAAGAAAAAGATATTGAATTTGCAAAAATGCAATTAAAAGATTATGAACAACTTTGGGCTAATGTTGATAAAATTGCTAGCTTAAAAGCTGATGTAAGCAATGGAAAAGAAGCTTTTGAATTAAATTGTGCAAGTTGCCATAGAGCTAGTTTTGATGGTTTTAACGATGCTGATGATTCTATTTCAGCTTATGGTATAATTTATCCTGATTTAAGTACTGCTGGTGCTATTTATGATGATAAGTTTTTAATGGCTATTAGCTTAAATCCTGCTTTAGCTATGAAAAATCACAAAAAATACAACGAGCAAAATCCGCATCCTATGCTAACAGCATTTTTAGAAGAAGATGGAAGTATTAGCGAAGAAAATGCTCAAAGTGTTGCTGATATTGTTGCTTATTTAAAGAGTATAGGCAATAAAGCACTTTTAAGTGAGCAAGAAAAACTTGCTAAAGAAATAAATGCAAGTAAAATGAGCGACGAAGATAAGCAAAAAGCAATTGAGTTATCTAAACATAGATTAGTGTTTGAACACGCATGTGCTAGATGCCATGATGTAAAATATGATAAATTATTTGCAAAAATTAACGCTAATGATTTAGCTGCTTATATGGGTTCAATTCCACCAGATTTATCAATGGTAATTCGTGCAAAAGGTGAAGAGTATTTAAATAAATTCTTAAATGATACTCAAAAACAATTAGCAGGAACTGCTATGCCAAGAGTTGGTTTAAATGCACATTCTCAAGAAGAAGTAATTTCGTATTTAAGTGCAGTTGGAGATAGTAAAAAGGCTGAAAGAGAATCTCTTGGTATAAAAATTATGATTTATTTTGCTGTAATGGCTGTTTTAGCATTCTTGTGGAAAAAAGCAATCTGGAAAGATTTACATTAAAATTTTTTTAACGGAACTTTAATATAGTTCCGTTTTTACTCATTTTTATATTTTTTTTCTTTTTTTTCTTCTCATATAAATAAAAATATGCAATAATTTTTATTATATTTTACTTTAAGGATAATGTATGAAAGAAAATGTTTATGAATTATCTATTCTAACAGCAAGGATAACTAGCGATTATTCTCGTATCGAACTTAATTTTTATGGGACATTTTTATGTATGCTAATTGTTCTATTAGTGGGTAGGGTTGTTACTAGAAAAGTTAATTTTTTAAATCACTATGATATTCCTGAACCTGTTACTGGTGGTATAATTTTTGCCTTTATTTTTTTCATTTTAAACTTTTTTTATGGAATTATTTTTAGTTTTACAAATGCTATAAAAGACCCTTTGTTATTAATTTTTTACTCAACTATTGGTCTTAGTGCTGATTTTAATAGTATTAAAAAGGGTGGTAAGTTACTATATTTATTTGCAATAAGTGTTTTTGGGCTTTTATTTGTACAAAATGCTGTTGGTGTTGGTATAATGAAAATGCTTGGAGAAAATCCGCTTATTGGTCTTTTAGGCGGTTCTATTACCTTAAGTGGTGGTCATGGAACTGGAGCTGCTTGGGGTGATACTTTTGCTAAACCTCCTTATTTTTTTGAACAAGCAACTGATATTGCTATTGCATGTGCAACTTATGGCTTAATTGCTGGTGGTGTTATCGGTGGTCCTATGGCACATTACTTAATTAAAAAATTTAATTTAAAAGCAAATGATGAAAATGAAAATGAAGTAAAAAATGAAACTTTTGAATCTCCACAAAAGGTGAGATTAATTACTAGCGATAGTTTTATTACGAGTTTAATTTTAATTTCTATTAGTCTTGCCGTTGGTGTTAGCATTGAAGCAATTACCCATAATACCCCAATCGCAATGCCAACCTTTGTTTGGTGCT
It encodes the following:
- a CDS encoding cytochrome b, with amino-acid sequence MAEFKKADGIVDWLDQRLAVKSFMKVMMTQYWIPKKINFLWAMGVILLTMFAILFITGLLLVMYYKPDVALAFDSVNKTIMQEVEYGWLWRHMHGVAASVVFLVMYIHMFTGIYYGSYKRGREMIWISGMLLFVLFSAEAFSGYMLPWGQMSYWAAMVITNLFGGIPFIGPELVEWIRGDYAVGDATLNRFFMLHVCLLPIVVIAVIAFHFYSLRFPHVNNEISEELDFDLEAEKYLAGQKKESKVIAFWPDFLCKDIFYICLFMIFYFYLVCFHYDFAMDPINFDPANALKTPPHIYPEWYFLWSYEILRGFSYEIGLACFGIAQVIFFVLPFLDRSDVVAPAHKRGAFMVWFWVLLLDMIILTIYGKLPPVGINNNIATIASVLFLLLLIVILPVITIMERKAKK
- a CDS encoding c-type cytochrome, with amino-acid sequence MREFKIFLVLVIFTGIVYWGVEPYAHSQMNEHTSAVNFDFKAEDINQAKVELEKAMNSDKTGAEKEKDIEFAKMQLKDYEQLWANVDKIASLKADVSNGKEAFELNCASCHRASFDGFNDADDSISAYGIIYPDLSTAGAIYDDKFLMAISLNPALAMKNHKKYNEQNPHPMLTAFLEEDGSISEENAQSVADIVAYLKSIGNKALLSEQEKLAKEINASKMSDEDKQKAIELSKHRLVFEHACARCHDVKYDKLFAKINANDLAAYMGSIPPDLSMVIRAKGEEYLNKFLNDTQKQLAGTAMPRVGLNAHSQEEVISYLSAVGDSKKAERESLGIKIMIYFAVMAVLAFLWKKAIWKDLH
- the gltS gene encoding sodium/glutamate symporter; translation: MKENVYELSILTARITSDYSRIELNFYGTFLCMLIVLLVGRVVTRKVNFLNHYDIPEPVTGGIIFAFIFFILNFFYGIIFSFTNAIKDPLLLIFYSTIGLSADFNSIKKGGKLLYLFAISVFGLLFVQNAVGVGIMKMLGENPLIGLLGGSITLSGGHGTGAAWGDTFAKPPYFFEQATDIAIACATYGLIAGGVIGGPMAHYLIKKFNLKANDENENEVKNETFESPQKVRLITSDSFITSLILISISLAVGVSIEAITHNTPIAMPTFVWCLFTGIFIRNTFGKKGVYTVFDREIGVIGNVALSLFLSMAIMSLNIVDLVKLAVPITILLVIQTIVIIIYVRYVTFVLCGKNYDSACLVAGHCGFGMGATPTAIANLQVVTNHFGMSHIAFILVPIMGGFLVDIANAFTIKSFLSLFFLFF